The region TACATTCCAAAAGAAAAGATCATCTATAAATACCGGAGAATCATAATCTGAGAATGTAAAGGCTGTATTGGTAGATAAATCTAACCATGGATTGATATTAAGATCTACTTTACCTCTCATGTTATATCTGTTATAGATATCGTTACCATATCGAAGCATTCCGTCCTGACGATAATATTCCCCGGAAAGTAAATAACCAACTTTGTCCAGCTTTCTGGATATACTGATATTATTGGTAAAGGTAGGCGCTGTATCGTTATAAGCTTCTTTCAGCCAGTTAGTCGATCCGTAGTATGCCCAGGAATTAGGGTCTGAAGGGCTCAGAATTACACGGGGAAGATTTGGATTATTGGCAATTTGTCTGGCATATTCTCTTTCATTTTCCGGAAAGAGATTATATAACGGAGTTGCTGCATCGTGTTTATACTGCATAACAGTCAAAGGATCTGTTACTAATTCCGGCAGCTTTCCTACAGTTCTGTATGCTGTATTGGTATTTACAGATACATTCAACTGACCTCCTTTTGCACTTTTAGTGGTAATCAATACCACCCCAAAAGCAGCTCTTGCTCCATATATTGCAGCAGATGCCGCATCTTTTAGTACAGAAACGCTTTCTATGTCCGCAGGGTTTAACCTTGATAGATCCTCGCCGGTGTAAGGTACATTATCTACCAAAATTAAAGGATTACCTCCATTTACACTGGTGAATCCTCTTACATTAAAGTTTGCTGCCGAAGTAGCTCTACCATTATCTATGGTAATATTAAGGTTAGGAATAAGTCCTTGCAAGCCTGCACCAATATTGGTGATAGGTCTGTTTTCCAGCTTTTTTGCTGAAACCATATCTACGGCGCCGGTTAGGTTAACTTTTTTCTGTTTTCCAAAACCGACAACAACTACCTCATCTATATCTTTAGATCTGGATAATGTATCCGTTTTTTTGGAATTTTCTTTCTTTAAAGGTATTTGCTGGGCTATAGCAGTGTAGGAAGTACACAGGAAAAACGCAATAGCGACCTTCAAAGAGCTTTGGGTAATAATCGAGCTTCTTCTCATGGTTTAAGTTTAATTATTAGAATTATTGTTTATTAAATTTTTATATAAATAAGCACTACTAACAGCAATTACCTCCGGCAAATGAAGACGCAATTAAGTCACTTTCTAAGCAATTTTGTAATACAATATTGACATACTTTAGTATTAAATTATCCTCATCACAACTCTCTGAAAAGCACTCTTTTTCCCATTTATTTTTTCTGGTATATTTATACTATACACAACAGAGAACAACTAAAATTTATATCTTTAATGCCCCAATATTTTTTGGAGTGCTGAAATATGGAAGATTACATTATTACTGTTGGAAAGAGAATCAAACAAATAAGAAAGGATAAAAAGCTTACAATTAATGACATTGCACAAAGAGCTGATGTAAGTAACGGTCTTATTTCCCGTGTGGAAAATGGACGTACGATTCCCTCCCTACCCGTATTATTTTCTCTGATTTCCGCTCTGGAAACAGATATTGCCTTATTCTTCAAAGATCTTCCTGTACAATCTAAAAACCCATTTCTAGTCTTCCGAAAAGAAGAAATGAGGCTGATTGAAAAGGAAGAAAATGCTGAAGGTTTTATATATCAGCATATATTCAGTAAGCAATTCCCTTTTGTAGGCTTCGAATGTGTACTATTAGAAGTACATCCAAACTCAAAAAGAGAACAGGTGGTTACCGATGCATTTGAATTTAAGTTTATAATCTCAGGAGAGTGTACTTATATCATTGGTGAAGAAGAAGTTCTGCTGAAACAGGGAGATTCTATATTTTTTGACGGAAGAATTCCGCATGTCCCTGTAAACAAAGGAAACCTCTCCTCCATTATGCTCGTTGTTTATTTCTATATTAACCCGGAATAATATGATCCAGCTCCGCCAGCGA is a window of Elizabethkingia anophelis R26 DNA encoding:
- a CDS encoding helix-turn-helix domain-containing protein; the encoded protein is MEDYIITVGKRIKQIRKDKKLTINDIAQRADVSNGLISRVENGRTIPSLPVLFSLISALETDIALFFKDLPVQSKNPFLVFRKEEMRLIEKEENAEGFIYQHIFSKQFPFVGFECVLLEVHPNSKREQVVTDAFEFKFIISGECTYIIGEEEVLLKQGDSIFFDGRIPHVPVNKGNLSSIMLVVYFYINPE